The genomic segment gggaaaacacacagacattaagaccaacaacacacatcatcatgtgTAAACCCAATAGTAACAACACCGGTCTGCTTTTTCCAAAACAGAAGCTGATGATGTAGAACTTGTCAAACAGATTCAGGTGATGTTTGAACTTGAATGATTGTTTTAatgttaagctgctttcagacatgcactgaactcaggATACTCTCCTGACATTATTTaaggggctgtatgtgacaCAAACGCCCAAGTGAGAGGCTCCGGACTCTCTCTGGAGTTTCTTCTCATAAGGTACTGAGTGATAAGGTGCATGTTGAAacgtttctaacacgtgatgacggaaaactgaaaaaaaaggaGTGGTTCCATACACATAGAGGAGACATCAAGAGTTTTTTGGTAGTAAGGATGACACCAGTCCTGTGAACAAGAACCTATGACTCTGCAGTAGGATAAGTGTGTTACATTTTTCCACCTGACTGCATTATGGTGCTAAAGGGGCGGCAGGAGTAGATCTGACTTTTTTGGTGAATGAGATTTTGCAGCTGAGCTGCTGCCACTGAGTTCGGCATTCTCAAGAAGAAAAGCACAACTTTTTGCTGTCAAGCTAAAAAAATGGAGGAAACTGATAATTGAGATGCATGGCCAAGCTGTTCAGATATAAATATTACTGACATGGGAAAATAACAATGTTGATTAACCTGACTGCTGCAGATATGTCCAACAACTGTTAAAAACAAAGGATGTATAATTATGGACTCAAAACAACAAATCCCAAGAACGACAAATCTACAAGGTCAAATTCTGCTCACTACTTACTGTAGTGTATTATGTGAACTCTATGTAATCTTTTCATAATGAGATTTCTAATGTTCAGTTTATGTCGAAACTATTTACAGAGGTGTTCATTATTAAGAGAAGtgttttgaatgaaatgattggtcaaGTTTATTACAGTCCTGTGAAGGCTTATATTTTTTCAGAGCACGTCAATTATTGATAGCTCTCGGGATATggagaggatttcaacaaataaggtaagggtttcagaaacaaatgaaaccaaCCCTATTCTTAATGAAGGTATAGATTAACCAAAAACAGCCCGAGAACAAAGGAGTAAATTAAACAGGACAACAAAGTGCAGCATCCAAAATGACCATAAACACTTTCCACaataaagacacacaacattGGAATCATATTCAAGTCAAGGATATATTAAACTCGCATTATATTTTACCAGGCGAGATAGGCTGCCACTTACATACAGCTTAAATTAGTTATTATTCATTCTTTAAAagtttcctaaaaaaaaaaagagaatactTGCCCTGAAAACTTGAAGCTACATCCTCACGAAATATCACTCGAACGCAGTCTCTTGGCTTTTTCGTACACAACGGGCAACTTTCCTTTTAAATGCGCCATGtctgtcctccctccactctttctgcagagaataaaaaagataaagacCATTCAAAGCTATTATAGGTTAAGAACGCAGTGCATGTATCTCCCTGTAttgtatgaatatgaatattgaCCCATTGCATTATTTATACTTAATtcttatataattataaaatatatattcattcgTACATGTACTTTTAAATGCATGACATCAAAAACATAAACCAGttaattattttacagaaatCTGTTACTTTGCCAAAATATTGATTTGTGAGACGACCAGCACTAGGGCTGTGACTGTAACGACATAACCGGGGTCATGTGCTTTCTGTATATGTTTTAAGGTAATAAAGAtgtattttcacagtttttatgggctctgtcagtaatttactgctcctctatgttttacacacacacacgcacgccgGCGACTTTTGCTGAGCCGGTgtgagagagcgatagagagatatatagagagatagataaTGTGCTGCTTTATCATCACAGTGACAACAAAATCCATACCTTTACCATTTCTAATCAACACAAGTAAACTTACTGCAGCGTCCACATTTGCTGGTGAGTCACCATTTGGGTCTGCCAGCATAGAGATAACACTTATCATGATAGTTTCCACTGTGTGGATAGGCAGCCAGCGCTCCTCTGGTTTCTCATATCCGTACTTGTCCTCCCCAGGTTCGTGCAAAATAGAAATACATACATCTCCATTTTTGTCAActagggaaaagaaaaaaaatatgtagaatACAATTTATGAAGCAGAAAATGTCAATTGCATTTTCTGAGGTAAAATGTGTGCTAATGCTCATTTACTTATGATATTTAACCAATCAGTCACCAAACTCATTGATATTGCTTATAGGAAGTTCTTGTGGAAAGTACCTGCTTCCACTGAGTAAATATTTTAAAGGAGGGAACTTTGACTACAGCCTTAAACCTACAGGATGTGGGCAGGTCTGTAACAGCTTTGTAAATCCAGATAGTTCAAAACATCCTGTTTCTTCCCTATAAAGCTATTAAAGTTCTATTAGATAGTATGACAAAAATTTCGCAGGGGCCTACCATAAACAGTGAACTGTATTCATGTGTGGATTTTGACTCGGCCACTCCAGtacattaacattttgtttgttttcaatccATACCTACATTACAGGGTTTAGGTTACATCATTTGAATctcattaaattaataatactATAAATccaaaagaattaaaaaaacaaaatcctaaTCTGATGCTAATCTACTCTATTAAAACTGAGGTAGACATTTGTGAAATCTTTCTGAATCTACAGTGGTAAACACATCTAAAATCCTCTCTGATGCAACCTACAACTACAAACAAAGGAAACTATTACTGTGTGTAATCATGAACCTACCATTAGGGTGCCAAATATCTGTGATAAATTTCATTTTAGGTGGCCTGAGGGGGTAATCTTTGGGAAATGTCAGGTGTGCTTTAAACACGCCGCCTTCACTGTGAAGAGAAAAGACCAGAGATACGAATCAATTTCAAGACATCCATAGCAACAAATGTAATAGAAGGAAACAACAGACATAAGGACAGATCTTTCCGTCATGGCAGACTTACTACAGTGTATCTGGAGGACCAATGATAAGGACTTCCCATCTGTAGAGATCACTATCCTCAATCAGGCCTGCTGAGAATCCCTCCACTGGGTTTTTGTTCAGCTCTagatacaaaaacaaatggCATGTCAAATATGACAATTGTCACAATTGTTCATAAGAGTTTCCTGAGACTGCTGAGAAGACAACCAGCAGCATATTGTTGAAGCCACACAAAGCATTTTAATACTCCATAATAGGATGATCACATACTCAAATACCGTACTAACTATATCAGTGGTGTAAGTAGACTGATCCAAGGGAGCAGTCTGCCGTCCTTTTCTGCAAAATAGAGAGGGTGAAAGTCTTTCACCACACCTCTCATAAATTCCATCTTCCACCTAATTCATCCATTTACTTCAGCCAATGTTCATTCAGTTTTGtagatgacccccccccccccccccaagtaaATCATATTGTGATATTCCCTTCAATTTGGCTGAAGTTTATTTAATACCTGGCTGATTTGCCCTTAGATGTCATAATTCTGTTATTAGGTGTGAATAACAACTATATCTACCCCTAACTATCTTGAAAAACTATGGGGGAGATTCCCTATAGGTTAGTACATGCAGTAACAATTACTGGTTCATATCGAAATTATGCAGATTAAATAATTAACTGCATTTGAGAATTCTTACAAAAATCTGTTTGCATGTACTTTGATGCATATCCATCTCTCCTAAATATTATTATGAACTATAAATATAACCCATTATGCATTCATTGGTCACCCTTGGCAGAGGTGCATCATGGGTGTTCAATATATGAATTATTTTTCAGTTAGTTGGCACACTGACTTGCATTCTGCCTTTTACCTGCTCACTCATCTCCAGCCATCTTTCAAACTAACTGCCTCTGACTTCCAGGTGAAGGCTTTAAGTGGGTTGCAGAGCAGCTAATCATATACTTTAGggtttttaatgaatgtgtacaacaaaggacacacaacagtttaaatcaataacaaaaaaatgaaaagcatgAATACGAAGTTAATGGAATACCTAATCATAAGCTACCATTCCTGCCATTTTGTTTGCTGAATCATAATGTCAATATATTCCAATAAATCCAAGAGAATGACCCATCATAATGTGGGCAataacctgaacacaacaaagGAACACACGGTGTTTCTGACAGTTTGCACATTGAGTTTACAATTAGCAAAAACCTGGATGGTAACATTAGGGCTACAAACCCCAAAACCTTAAGCGATACCTGTTCGACTCGGTTGCTTTTAGAAAGTAGGCTATAATAAAGCAGCTACTAAATGTAATTAGAAGCTGACTGCTAAAATATAGAGTAGAGGTAGTAGGAGATTAACATTACCTTGTTAACTTGGCGTGCCGAAGCTAACAACAGTGACAGCAGCCAAGGCTAGCCTACAGCTCGAGTTGGCTATATGTCAACAATTCAGTTGTTACTTAGCAAAGAT from the Platichthys flesus chromosome 15, fPlaFle2.1, whole genome shotgun sequence genome contains:
- the ube2g1a gene encoding ubiquitin-conjugating enzyme E2 G1a, producing the protein MSEPQSVLLLRRQLAELNKNPVEGFSAGLIEDSDLYRWEVLIIGPPDTLYEGGVFKAHLTFPKDYPLRPPKMKFITDIWHPNVDKNGDVCISILHEPGEDKYGYEKPEERWLPIHTVETIMISVISMLADPNGDSPANVDAAKEWREDRHGAFKRKVARCVRKSQETAFE